The following proteins are co-located in the Paludibaculum fermentans genome:
- the tdh gene encoding L-threonine 3-dehydrogenase has translation MAVSSSVMMPALVKPQAERGMILKDVPVPEIGKNDVLIRVLKTGICGTDVHIYQWDEWAQRRIHPPLVVGHEFMGMVERVGEAVDEFKPGDLVSGEGHIGCGHCFFCRTGLGHICRTMKIIGVDRDGCFARFISMPQSNVWRLKPGIPHEVAAIFDPYGNAMHTVMAQPVNGRTVAVIGAGAIGLMACAIANAAGALSVLVVEPHAHKREMAQKLGLPFTYDPREPGWEKALLERTPDGIGVDVALEMSGSAPGIHTAFKIVRAGGDVAMLGIPSTEVGINLAEEIIFKSVTVRGINGRLMYQTWYQCERFLLDHKLDLMPLITHQCGYKDFQDAFGLLERGEAVKIVMSWED, from the coding sequence ATGGCTGTTTCGTCGTCCGTCATGATGCCCGCTCTCGTCAAGCCCCAAGCCGAGCGGGGGATGATTCTTAAGGATGTTCCGGTCCCCGAGATCGGCAAAAATGACGTCTTGATACGGGTTCTCAAGACGGGCATTTGTGGCACCGATGTCCACATCTACCAGTGGGACGAATGGGCCCAGCGCCGCATTCACCCGCCCCTCGTCGTGGGCCACGAATTCATGGGTATGGTCGAGCGCGTCGGCGAAGCCGTCGACGAGTTCAAGCCCGGCGACCTCGTCTCTGGTGAAGGCCACATCGGCTGCGGCCACTGCTTCTTCTGCCGCACCGGCCTCGGCCACATCTGCCGCACCATGAAGATCATCGGCGTCGACCGCGACGGCTGCTTCGCCCGCTTCATCTCCATGCCGCAGTCCAATGTCTGGCGCCTCAAGCCCGGCATTCCCCACGAAGTCGCCGCCATCTTCGATCCCTACGGCAACGCCATGCACACCGTCATGGCCCAGCCCGTCAACGGCCGCACCGTCGCCGTCATCGGAGCCGGAGCCATCGGCCTCATGGCCTGCGCCATCGCCAACGCCGCCGGAGCCCTCTCCGTCCTCGTCGTCGAGCCCCACGCCCACAAGCGCGAAATGGCCCAGAAACTCGGCCTGCCCTTCACCTATGACCCCCGCGAACCCGGCTGGGAGAAGGCCCTCCTTGAGCGCACCCCCGACGGCATCGGAGTCGACGTAGCCCTGGAAATGTCCGGCAGCGCCCCTGGCATCCACACCGCCTTTAAGATCGTCCGCGCCGGAGGCGACGTCGCCATGCTCGGCATCCCGTCCACCGAGGTCGGCATCAACCTGGCCGAAGAGATCATCTTTAAGTCGGTCACGGTCAGAGGCATCAACGGCCGTCTGATGTACCAGACCTGGTACCAGTGCGAGCGCTTCCTCCTCGACCACAAGCTCGACCTCATGCCGCTCATCACCCACCAATGCGGTTACAAGGACTTCCAGGACGCCTTCGGCCTGTTGGAGCGCGGCGAAGCCGTCAAAATCGTCATGAGCTGGGAAGACTAG
- a CDS encoding PhoPQ-activated pathogenicity-related family protein: MYHNRITQSLALLTVLGLSVCAQTKKETALDRYVAKPDPAYKWELVKTIPGQGVTAYVLNVTSQNYLTTAEVDRTEWKHWVTVYKPEKVESDIALLAIGGGSNNNAAPDKQDAFLAGMAAKTQSVTVDLKMIPNQPLSFFGESRRRTEDAIIAFTWQKFLETGDEKWPLRLPMTKGAVKSMDATQEFLASEAGGKVKVGRWVITGGSKRGWTTWTVGAVDKRVIAVMPVVIDMLNMEASFTHHWRVYGFWAPAVKDYVEHGIMEWQGTEQYKKLLEIEEPYEYRDRMTMPKYIVNSAGDQFFVVDSSQFYWNDLKGEKYLRYVPNTDHGVTRRSDAAQSLASYYESIVKSWKRPEFDWTISKDGIITVTCKDKPSAVKLWSASNPEARDFRLEQIGPAYKSKDVAEESPNKWVVKLAKPEHGYSASFLELTFPTPGGSEWKFTTGVKVMPDVYPFPAPTPKTPKGGVLRKK, encoded by the coding sequence ATGTATCACAACCGAATCACTCAATCCTTAGCCCTGCTTACCGTTTTGGGCCTGTCTGTGTGCGCGCAGACCAAGAAAGAGACGGCTCTCGACCGTTATGTCGCGAAGCCGGATCCCGCTTACAAGTGGGAGCTGGTGAAGACGATTCCGGGGCAAGGCGTGACCGCCTACGTCCTAAATGTCACTTCTCAGAACTATCTTACGACTGCCGAAGTGGACAGGACGGAGTGGAAGCACTGGGTGACGGTGTACAAGCCGGAGAAGGTGGAAAGCGACATCGCGCTGCTGGCGATTGGGGGCGGGAGCAACAACAATGCGGCTCCGGACAAGCAGGATGCGTTCCTGGCGGGGATGGCGGCGAAGACGCAGTCAGTGACCGTGGATCTGAAGATGATCCCGAACCAGCCGTTGAGTTTCTTTGGCGAGTCGCGGCGGCGGACGGAGGACGCGATTATTGCGTTCACGTGGCAGAAGTTCCTGGAGACGGGCGACGAAAAGTGGCCGCTGCGGCTGCCGATGACGAAGGGCGCCGTGAAGTCGATGGACGCGACGCAGGAGTTCCTGGCGAGCGAGGCGGGCGGCAAGGTGAAGGTTGGCCGGTGGGTGATCACGGGCGGCAGCAAGCGCGGCTGGACGACATGGACGGTGGGCGCGGTGGACAAGCGCGTGATCGCGGTGATGCCGGTGGTGATCGATATGTTGAACATGGAAGCGTCGTTCACGCATCACTGGCGGGTGTACGGCTTCTGGGCGCCGGCGGTGAAGGATTACGTCGAGCACGGAATCATGGAGTGGCAGGGTACGGAGCAGTATAAGAAGCTGCTGGAGATTGAAGAGCCGTACGAGTACCGGGACCGGATGACGATGCCGAAGTACATTGTGAACTCGGCGGGCGACCAGTTCTTCGTGGTGGACTCGTCGCAGTTCTACTGGAATGACCTGAAGGGCGAGAAGTACCTGCGGTATGTGCCGAACACGGACCATGGGGTGACGCGGCGGTCGGATGCGGCGCAGAGCCTGGCGTCGTATTACGAATCGATTGTGAAGAGCTGGAAGCGGCCGGAGTTCGACTGGACCATCTCGAAGGACGGCATCATCACGGTGACGTGCAAGGACAAGCCGAGCGCGGTGAAGCTGTGGAGTGCGTCGAATCCCGAGGCGCGCGATTTCCGGCTGGAGCAGATTGGGCCGGCGTACAAGAGCAAAGACGTGGCGGAAGAGAGTCCGAACAAGTGGGTGGTGAAGCTGGCGAAGCCGGAGCATGGGTATTCGGCCTCGTTTCTGGAGCTGACGTTCCCGACGCCGGGCGGGAGTGAATGGAAGTTCACGACGGGGGTGAAGGTGATGCCGGATGTGTATCCGTTCCCTGCTCCGACTCCGAAGACGCCGAAGGGCGGGGTGTTGCGAAAGAAGTAG
- the cydB gene encoding cytochrome d ubiquinol oxidase subunit II codes for MLPVIWFCIVAVMVAMYVVLDGFDLGAGIVHLGVARTDRERRAVIKSIGPVWDGNEVWLLAGGGALYFAFPALYASSFSGFYLPLMMVLWLLILRGISVEFRNHIDNPVWKPLWDTVFCFSSGLLAIFFGVALGNVVRGVPLDASGEFFLPLWTDWLPGPNPGILDWYTILVGLFAFFTLTQHGALWVAYKTENGVRTRARRIARLSWFAVAAFTVLVTVVSFRIQPQLSRSFAAMPVGFVFPLLALAGLTGAFLFWSRQEDLKAFVSSAVFVIGMLTSVVFGVFPYVLPANTDPALSLTIHNASAPAYGLRIGLIWFAPGMALAASYSVFLYRKFAGKVQLEEGGY; via the coding sequence ATGCTACCTGTCATCTGGTTTTGCATCGTCGCCGTCATGGTCGCCATGTATGTGGTGCTCGATGGCTTTGACCTCGGCGCCGGCATTGTCCATCTCGGCGTGGCCCGCACAGATCGCGAACGCCGCGCCGTCATCAAGTCCATCGGACCCGTGTGGGACGGCAACGAAGTCTGGTTGCTCGCCGGCGGCGGAGCGCTCTACTTCGCCTTCCCCGCCCTCTACGCCTCCTCCTTCAGCGGCTTCTACCTGCCGCTCATGATGGTGCTGTGGCTGCTCATCCTGCGCGGCATCTCCGTGGAATTCCGCAACCACATCGACAACCCGGTGTGGAAGCCGCTCTGGGATACCGTCTTCTGCTTCTCCAGCGGACTGCTCGCCATCTTCTTCGGGGTCGCCCTCGGCAACGTCGTGCGCGGCGTGCCGTTGGACGCCTCCGGCGAGTTCTTCCTGCCCCTGTGGACGGATTGGCTGCCCGGCCCGAATCCCGGCATCCTCGACTGGTACACCATCCTGGTGGGCCTTTTCGCCTTCTTTACCCTCACCCAGCACGGTGCCCTCTGGGTCGCCTATAAGACCGAGAACGGGGTGCGCACACGCGCCCGCCGCATCGCCCGCCTGTCCTGGTTCGCCGTCGCCGCCTTCACCGTGCTCGTCACCGTGGTCAGCTTCCGCATCCAGCCCCAACTCAGCCGCAGCTTCGCCGCCATGCCGGTGGGTTTCGTCTTCCCGCTGCTGGCGCTGGCCGGCCTCACCGGAGCCTTCCTCTTCTGGAGCCGCCAGGAAGACCTCAAGGCCTTCGTCAGTTCAGCAGTCTTCGTCATCGGCATGCTCACCAGCGTCGTGTTCGGAGTTTTCCCTTATGTTCTACCCGCCAACACCGACCCGGCCCTGAGCCTCACCATCCACAACGCCAGCGCGCCCGCCTACGGCCTGCGCATTGGCCTCATCTGGTTCGCGCCGGGCATGGCCCTGGCCGCTTCCTATTCCGTCTTCCTCTACCGGAAGTTCGCCGGAAAAGTGCAGCTCGAGGAAGGCGGCTACTGA
- a CDS encoding lysozyme family protein: MAAQRTAAARRRKRARPVRIQTNISITPDWRVVFVLALVLTLAGWWFWRHYTVTLQSPATLHWQSPIIVAKRITSGGAIEAQADQNGKGLTAWQEYACRKFGPDCRLALAIQRAENPQGKCEIYHYNTDGSLDWGYFQINTVHLQRPGLNLRDLLDCQANIDFAYQLYKEHGGFSPWSTYKNGRYRLFMK; this comes from the coding sequence TTGGCCGCTCAACGCACTGCTGCTGCCCGTAGGCGCAAACGGGCTCGTCCTGTCCGGATCCAGACCAACATTTCCATCACGCCTGACTGGCGGGTCGTGTTTGTCCTGGCCCTGGTCCTGACATTGGCCGGGTGGTGGTTCTGGCGGCACTACACGGTGACGCTGCAAAGCCCGGCGACCCTGCACTGGCAATCGCCGATCATTGTCGCCAAGCGGATCACCTCAGGCGGCGCAATCGAGGCCCAGGCGGACCAGAACGGCAAGGGGCTGACGGCGTGGCAGGAGTACGCCTGCCGGAAGTTCGGTCCGGATTGCCGGCTGGCTCTGGCCATCCAGCGGGCCGAGAACCCGCAGGGGAAGTGCGAGATCTACCACTACAATACCGACGGGTCGTTGGACTGGGGGTACTTCCAGATCAACACGGTGCACCTGCAGCGGCCAGGGCTGAACCTGCGGGACCTGCTAGACTGCCAGGCCAATATCGACTTCGCGTACCAGCTCTATAAGGAGCATGGCGGGTTCTCGCCCTGGAGTACTTATAAGAACGGGCGATACCGGCTGTTTATGAAGTAG
- a CDS encoding glycine C-acetyltransferase: protein MPTNPLAYLGQQLDELKAAGSYFRLRELESACEAVSHADGREVINLASNNYLGLANHPKLKEAALEAVRKYGAGTGAVRTITGTLDMHMALERKIAAFKHTEACVVFQSGFAANAGTVSAILSPEDHIISDELNHASIIDGCRLSRAKIHVFRHRDVAHAIEKLAALKDEPGRKLLITDGVFSMDGDIGPLDQLTEAAEAHGAIMMVDDAHSSGVLGRNGRGTVDHFNLHGRVHVQVGTLSKAIGVLGGYVCGSKDLIEFLYHRARPFLFSTSHPPAVTAACNAAFDLLVEEPERIEKLWDNTRYFKAALKDKGFDTGVSETPITPIQVGEAKMAHAFSAALFEEGLWATGIGFPTVPKGKARIRAIVTAGHTTAHLDQAVEILAKVARRMAILP from the coding sequence ATGCCAACAAATCCCCTGGCCTACCTGGGCCAACAACTAGACGAACTGAAAGCCGCCGGATCCTACTTCCGCCTGCGCGAACTCGAAAGCGCCTGCGAGGCCGTCAGCCACGCCGATGGCCGCGAGGTCATCAACCTCGCCTCCAACAACTACCTCGGCCTGGCCAACCACCCCAAGCTGAAGGAGGCTGCCCTCGAGGCGGTCCGCAAGTACGGCGCCGGCACCGGAGCCGTCCGCACCATCACCGGCACCCTCGACATGCACATGGCGCTCGAACGCAAGATCGCCGCGTTCAAGCACACCGAGGCCTGCGTCGTCTTCCAGAGCGGCTTTGCCGCCAACGCCGGCACCGTCAGCGCCATCCTCAGCCCCGAAGACCACATCATCAGCGACGAGCTGAACCACGCCTCCATCATCGACGGCTGCCGCCTCTCCCGCGCCAAGATCCACGTCTTCCGCCACCGCGACGTAGCCCACGCCATCGAGAAACTCGCCGCACTCAAGGACGAACCCGGCCGCAAACTCCTCATCACCGACGGCGTCTTCTCCATGGACGGCGACATCGGCCCGCTCGACCAGCTCACCGAGGCCGCCGAAGCCCACGGAGCCATCATGATGGTCGACGACGCCCACTCCTCCGGAGTCCTGGGCCGCAACGGCCGCGGCACCGTCGATCACTTCAACCTCCACGGCCGCGTCCACGTCCAGGTCGGCACGCTCTCGAAAGCCATCGGAGTCCTCGGCGGCTACGTCTGCGGCAGTAAGGACCTCATTGAGTTCCTCTACCACCGCGCCCGCCCGTTCCTCTTCTCCACCTCGCATCCGCCGGCCGTCACCGCCGCCTGCAACGCCGCCTTCGACCTCTTAGTAGAGGAGCCCGAGCGCATCGAGAAGCTGTGGGACAACACCCGCTACTTCAAAGCCGCCTTGAAGGACAAAGGCTTCGACACCGGAGTCAGCGAGACGCCCATCACCCCCATCCAGGTCGGCGAAGCCAAGATGGCGCACGCCTTCTCGGCCGCGCTCTTCGAGGAAGGCCTCTGGGCGACCGGAATTGGTTTCCCCACAGTACCAAAAGGCAAAGCCCGCATCCGGGCGATCGTCACAGCCGGCCACACCACGGCCCATCTCGACCAGGCAGTAGAGATTCTAGCCAAGGTAGCCCGCCGCATGGCGATCCTCCCTTAA
- a CDS encoding nickel pincer cofactor-dependent isomerase, group 22 encodes MRFAPFLLTRQKLPSHVLSDIPGTVRFELQNSGFAQRVGPGASVAIGVGSRGIANIDIIVRTVVEWWKEQGAKPFIFPAMGSHGAATATGQAEVLAKYGITETNMGCPIRSALNVVNLGTTPEGIDVVMDRLAFQSGAVMMCSRVKWHTDFEGKLESGLFKMMAIGLGKFAGAQRYHTHGYRLGLEAVIRSVGRQVIASGKILGGLAILEDGNHETGHVEAVPASTMEQREEELLVQVKSWMPRIPLQDLDLLIVNQLGKNISGAGMDPKVINRTVYGDYNPWPYAPRVGRVFLREIHPMSYGNAVGLGMSDIANSRVIKGMKKKPTYVNGLTSGAMASIRIPVHFPTDRECLKQIWRTVGVMEPSQLKIGWIRNSQDLTVMAFTENLRGELEANPMVEILEQPRELEFDGKGDLINWLA; translated from the coding sequence ATGCGGTTTGCGCCCTTCCTGCTGACTCGTCAGAAACTCCCCAGCCACGTCCTCTCCGACATCCCAGGCACCGTGCGTTTCGAGTTGCAGAACTCCGGTTTCGCGCAGCGCGTGGGCCCCGGTGCCTCTGTCGCCATCGGAGTCGGCAGCCGCGGCATCGCCAATATCGACATCATCGTCCGCACGGTGGTCGAGTGGTGGAAGGAACAAGGCGCCAAACCCTTCATCTTCCCGGCCATGGGCAGCCACGGAGCGGCTACCGCCACCGGGCAGGCCGAAGTGCTCGCCAAGTACGGCATCACCGAAACGAACATGGGCTGCCCCATCCGCAGCGCTCTCAATGTGGTCAACCTCGGGACGACACCGGAAGGCATCGACGTCGTCATGGACAGGCTCGCCTTTCAGTCCGGCGCCGTCATGATGTGCAGCCGCGTCAAATGGCATACCGACTTTGAAGGCAAGCTCGAGAGTGGTCTCTTCAAGATGATGGCGATCGGCCTCGGCAAATTCGCCGGAGCCCAGCGCTACCACACCCATGGCTACCGCCTCGGACTGGAGGCCGTGATCCGCAGCGTCGGCCGCCAGGTGATCGCCTCCGGCAAAATCCTGGGCGGCCTGGCGATTCTCGAGGATGGCAACCACGAGACCGGCCACGTCGAGGCCGTGCCGGCCTCGACGATGGAACAGCGCGAAGAGGAGCTCCTGGTCCAGGTGAAGAGCTGGATGCCGCGCATTCCGCTCCAGGATCTCGACCTGCTCATCGTGAATCAACTGGGGAAGAACATCTCCGGCGCCGGAATGGATCCCAAGGTGATCAACCGGACCGTCTACGGTGACTACAACCCCTGGCCATACGCGCCCCGGGTCGGCCGGGTCTTCCTGCGCGAGATCCACCCCATGAGCTACGGCAATGCCGTGGGCCTGGGCATGAGCGATATCGCCAACAGCCGTGTGATCAAAGGGATGAAGAAGAAGCCGACCTATGTGAATGGCTTGACGTCCGGCGCCATGGCGTCCATCCGCATCCCTGTCCATTTCCCCACGGATCGCGAATGCCTGAAGCAGATCTGGCGGACCGTGGGCGTGATGGAGCCGTCGCAACTGAAGATCGGCTGGATCCGTAACTCTCAGGATTTGACGGTGATGGCCTTCACGGAGAATTTGAGGGGGGAACTGGAAGCGAATCCGATGGTGGAGATTCTGGAGCAGCCCAGGGAACTGGAATTTGACGGAAAAGGCGACCTGATCAACTGGCTGGCCTGA
- a CDS encoding Flp family type IVb pilin — MNRLLQIALRLRVWKDTRGQDLIEYALMAGFVAVAAGAIVPGVADSIKTIFGKVNNVMTSSATQG, encoded by the coding sequence ATGAATCGCTTGCTACAAATCGCACTTCGGCTTCGGGTCTGGAAAGACACTCGCGGTCAAGACCTTATCGAATACGCGCTGATGGCTGGTTTCGTCGCCGTCGCGGCCGGGGCAATTGTCCCTGGCGTCGCCGACAGCATCAAGACCATCTTCGGCAAAGTCAACAACGTGATGACCAGTTCCGCCACGCAGGGCTAA
- a CDS encoding M20/M25/M40 family metallo-hydrolase, producing the protein MTRQRLFLFSLAASAAIILQARSVPEKGRISADHYQQTVKYLASDGLKGRGTGTPQLKKAAAYIAGQFKALGIPPAAGSSYYQTFEVTTNAKLGKGNELSFTNGSGKKQAVGLGQDFNPFNFSGNAKVSGPVVFAGYGITAPEYDYDDYAGLDVKGKIVLVLRHEPQEFDEKSKFAGKVYTSHEQKQTKAVNAKFHGAKAVLFVNDMSNHPVDTDTVDKFSNHVGPNSPDIPFVQVKAELASQWLHPTGKNLKDWIESVDKTMKPSSFEIPGLNVDLQVNVLREVRQVPNVVAYLKGETDEYVILGAHFDHLGMGEQSSMAPDLAGKAIHHGADDNASGSAGLLELADYFAAQPKRKRGILFLAFSAEELGLIGSSYYVNHPILPLEKAVAMINMDMIGRIKDGKVFVGGTGTGSTLSAVLDSVKAAHPKLKLDLSEQGGYGSSDHFSFTIKQVPVLFFFSGLHADYHKPSDTWDKIDHQSAADLVNLVAEVTVKLQDAPQRPAYVKVSAPAPQATASASASGGGGAWFGSIPDMGETKGGFKLSDVTKGSPADVAGLRGGDLITEFDGKPISNLMDFTYALRSKKPGDVVPLKYKRDGKELETKATLKSRSQMR; encoded by the coding sequence ATGACCAGACAGCGACTGTTCCTCTTCAGCCTGGCCGCCTCCGCCGCCATCATCCTTCAAGCCCGGTCCGTTCCCGAAAAGGGGCGCATCAGCGCGGACCACTACCAGCAGACGGTGAAATACCTCGCCTCCGACGGGCTGAAGGGCCGCGGCACCGGCACGCCCCAGCTAAAGAAGGCGGCCGCCTACATCGCCGGCCAATTCAAGGCCCTGGGCATTCCACCCGCCGCCGGATCCAGTTACTACCAGACCTTTGAGGTCACCACCAACGCCAAGCTCGGCAAGGGCAACGAGCTGTCGTTTACCAATGGCAGCGGCAAAAAACAGGCGGTCGGCCTCGGCCAGGACTTCAATCCCTTCAACTTCTCCGGCAACGCCAAGGTCAGCGGCCCCGTTGTCTTCGCCGGCTACGGCATCACCGCGCCGGAGTACGACTACGACGACTACGCCGGCCTCGACGTGAAGGGCAAGATCGTCCTCGTCCTACGCCACGAACCGCAGGAGTTCGACGAGAAGAGCAAGTTCGCCGGCAAAGTGTACACGTCGCATGAACAGAAGCAGACCAAGGCGGTCAACGCCAAGTTCCACGGCGCCAAGGCCGTCCTGTTCGTCAACGACATGTCGAACCATCCGGTCGACACGGACACGGTCGACAAGTTCTCCAACCACGTCGGCCCCAATTCACCGGATATCCCCTTTGTCCAGGTCAAGGCCGAGCTCGCCAGCCAGTGGCTGCACCCCACCGGAAAGAACCTGAAAGATTGGATCGAGTCGGTCGACAAGACGATGAAGCCGTCGTCGTTTGAAATTCCCGGCCTGAATGTCGACCTGCAGGTGAATGTTCTGCGCGAAGTGCGCCAGGTGCCGAACGTGGTCGCCTACCTCAAGGGCGAGACCGACGAGTACGTCATCCTCGGCGCCCACTTCGACCATCTGGGCATGGGCGAGCAGAGCTCCATGGCGCCCGACCTCGCCGGCAAAGCCATCCATCACGGCGCCGACGACAACGCCTCCGGCTCCGCCGGCCTGCTGGAACTGGCCGACTACTTCGCCGCCCAGCCCAAGCGTAAGCGCGGCATCCTGTTCCTCGCGTTCTCGGCGGAGGAGCTCGGCCTCATCGGTTCGTCCTACTATGTGAACCACCCCATCCTCCCCCTGGAGAAGGCGGTGGCCATGATCAATATGGATATGATTGGCCGCATCAAGGACGGCAAGGTCTTCGTGGGCGGCACCGGCACGGGCTCCACCCTCTCGGCTGTTCTCGATTCCGTGAAGGCGGCCCATCCCAAGCTCAAACTCGATCTGTCGGAGCAGGGCGGCTACGGCTCCAGCGACCATTTCTCCTTTACCATCAAGCAGGTGCCGGTGCTATTCTTCTTCTCCGGCCTGCACGCGGACTACCACAAGCCCAGCGACACCTGGGACAAAATCGACCACCAGAGCGCAGCCGACCTGGTCAACCTCGTGGCCGAAGTGACCGTGAAATTGCAGGACGCGCCCCAGCGCCCGGCCTACGTGAAGGTCTCCGCGCCCGCGCCGCAAGCCACGGCCAGCGCCTCGGCCAGCGGCGGCGGCGGAGCGTGGTTCGGCAGCATCCCCGACATGGGCGAAACCAAGGGCGGCTTCAAGCTCTCCGATGTCACCAAGGGCTCGCCCGCCGATGTCGCAGGCCTCAGAGGCGGCGACCTGATCACCGAATTCGACGGCAAGCCGATCTCGAATCTGATGGATTTTACATACGCCTTACGCTCTAAGAAACCAGGCGACGTCGTACCGTTGAAGTACAAACGGGACGGCAAGGAACTGGAAACGAAGGCCACTCTGAAATCCCGCAGTCAAATGCGTTAA
- a CDS encoding Flp family type IVb pilin: MKKLNMLIWKLRIMKDTRGQDLIEYALMAGFVAVAAGAIVPGVASSIKTIFGKVNNVMTSSATQG; encoded by the coding sequence ATGAAGAAACTTAACATGCTCATCTGGAAGCTGCGGATCATGAAGGACACCCGAGGCCAGGACCTCATTGAGTACGCCTTGATGGCCGGCTTCGTGGCCGTTGCCGCTGGCGCCATCGTCCCCGGCGTGGCGAGCAGCATCAAGACCATTTTCGGTAAGGTCAACAACGTGATGACCAGTTCCGCGACCCAGGGCTAA
- a CDS encoding thioredoxin domain-containing protein, producing the protein MTRFSRWAAIGLAAASCFGQTPKKTTAPAKPATAVKPAAPPTFDKPKFEAFVRHLLLWGPQISVAVADPQPSEMPGFRQVKVTGSYQKVSLDEMFYVSEDGQKIVRGTLYQLGKSPFSAELAKLKTDLQPSIGTPGAPVVLVLFSDFQCNFCREEAKQLRANLIKTYPKEVRLYFKDFPIEQLHPWAKPAAIAGRCIFRQNPASFWDYHDWIFDKQAEITPETLKTKVTEWMKDKELDAGAFGACFDNKSTLPEVEASMAEARGLRVSSTPTMFVNGRMLPGSLPFQQLKGIIDFELEYAKTTGEGGEKCCELTLPIPGKK; encoded by the coding sequence ATGACCAGATTTTCACGCTGGGCGGCCATCGGTCTCGCGGCCGCCTCCTGCTTTGGCCAGACACCGAAGAAGACCACTGCTCCGGCGAAACCGGCCACGGCCGTGAAACCTGCGGCGCCGCCCACTTTCGACAAACCCAAGTTCGAAGCTTTCGTGCGGCATCTCCTACTCTGGGGACCCCAGATCAGCGTCGCCGTGGCCGATCCCCAGCCCTCCGAAATGCCCGGCTTCCGCCAGGTCAAGGTCACCGGCAGCTACCAGAAGGTGTCGCTCGACGAGATGTTCTACGTCAGCGAGGACGGTCAGAAGATCGTCCGCGGTACGCTCTACCAGTTGGGCAAGAGCCCCTTCTCCGCAGAACTCGCCAAGCTGAAAACTGACCTCCAACCGTCCATCGGCACACCCGGAGCCCCCGTCGTCCTTGTGCTCTTCAGCGACTTCCAGTGCAACTTCTGCCGCGAAGAAGCCAAGCAACTGCGCGCCAACCTCATCAAGACCTACCCCAAGGAAGTCCGCCTCTATTTCAAGGACTTCCCCATCGAGCAGCTTCATCCCTGGGCCAAACCCGCCGCCATCGCCGGCCGCTGCATCTTCCGCCAGAACCCCGCCTCTTTCTGGGACTATCACGATTGGATCTTCGACAAGCAGGCTGAAATCACCCCCGAAACCCTGAAGACCAAGGTGACTGAGTGGATGAAGGACAAGGAGCTCGACGCCGGCGCCTTCGGGGCCTGCTTCGACAACAAATCCACGCTCCCCGAAGTGGAAGCCAGCATGGCCGAGGCCCGCGGCCTGCGTGTCAGTTCCACTCCCACGATGTTCGTCAACGGACGCATGCTGCCCGGCAGCCTCCCGTTCCAGCAGCTCAAGGGCATCATCGATTTCGAGTTGGAATACGCCAAGACTACCGGTGAGGGCGGCGAGAAGTGCTGCGAACTCACCCTGCCCATCCCCGGGAAAAAATAG